From Fusarium musae strain F31 chromosome 8, whole genome shotgun sequence:
TTATAACCATGTTGCGCACAATTGAAGCTTTCCCGAATGATTAAATCACCAGATTCGGGGATTCAGTGGATTACCGAGATCAACTTTGGCGGTAAAATGGCGTGCTTACACCGCACCCACACAAGCTTTACCAATCATACAGTACGAGTGTTCCCTATTCGGGCTTGGTGTGAGCCAGCTTCAGATCTCGGATATCCGCTGCTTGTCCGCGTCATACACAAATTGAAGCATCATTACAGAACGTAAATAGCAGCagagaagtgttatttgcagttgagatttgtggctgtgagcttattccagcagagagaacctagtaaaTAGAAGCAGTGGAATACACATGGCCTGTATATATGTGCAGTGTCAATTCATAATCTATTTACGCGAGAGTGAACTACTGGAATTGTAGCTGGCCCTTCCTTTCATGATACCGGGATGTCATCGATTTGATGCTCAAAGGGTAGTAGCAAAACCCAGCTCGTAAGCAAAACCAAGGCAGATCTTGGAGAACTCAAGAACATGGGCGAAGTTAACGGTGTCAATAGTATCAGTGGTACCGTGGATATAAGGGCTGCTGTTATCAAAGGTAGACTCGAATGCCATAGCCGAGGGGAAACCCTGGCGTGTAGCGGAGGCATGGTCAGAGCATCCATATCCGCACTTGGAGTCAACAGTGGGGAGCTTGGAGTACTATTCACAGTTAGCACAAGCTCTATAGATTGGAGACCAATACTCACAGCAGCGACAACCTTCTTAAGGAAGGTAGTAAGTCCAGCATCGACATTGTCGGTGAGAATGCCAACAACTTCGGTGGTACCGGGCTTGACGTAGCCAGTCATGTCCTGGTTAAGCATAGCCTTGACCTGGCGACCGTCTTGCTTGTACTTCTGGAAGATGGCACCACTTCCGAGAAGACCGCCCTCTTCACCGGCGTACCAGTGGAACTCAATCGTGTTGGGGGCCTGACCGGTTGAAACACGGGAGTCAGTCAGGAGGACACGGAAAGCCTCAAGAATGGTGACGGTTCCAGAGCCATCGTCATCTGTACTCATTAGCCAATGTTAATAacaagaggaggatgactcACCAGCACCGGGAGACCGTCCAGTGTCGGGGCTTCGAGAATTGACAGAATCTTGATGAGCACCAACAACGATAGTAGCAGCGCTCTTTCCAGTGATGGTAGCAATAATGCTAGGCTGTCTGAAAGAGTGAGtgaacttctcaaccttgacgTTCTTGGCGCCGCTGGCAGTGATAATATCCTGGATCTGTCCAAACAGCCACTCAGCAGACTGCTGGCCGTAGGTAGACTTGTAGTATCTGTTCTGGAACTTGATGAACTCTGTCAGAGTGCTGCGCATGTTCGTCTGGCTCAGCTTAGGAATGAGAGCGTTGACGGCAGATGTCTGTGCGACAGCGCTGGGGAAGCTAGCGAGGAATTGGAGGCTGAAGCCGGGCTCATCAAGGTCGGTAATATCGATGAAGGTTTTGTGTTCCTGTACTGGTCAGATTCGGTGAATGATTGTGCGAGGACGTGAGGCTTACAGCTCGTAGTGCCAAC
This genomic window contains:
- a CDS encoding hypothetical protein (EggNog:ENOG41~MEROPS:MER0032443) is translated as MRATLALAALIGLANAAAIDPRKGAEPLYKIELGPGDVRMVTEKEKLALRAEHKTFIDITDLDEPGFSLQFLASFPSAVAQTSAVNALIPKLSQTNMRSTLTEFIKFQNRYYKSTYGQQSAEWLFGQIQDIITASGAKNVKVEKFTHSFRQPSIIATITGKSAATIVVGAHQDSVNSRSPDTGRSPGADDDGSGTVTILEAFRVLLTDSRVSTGQAPNTIEFHWYAGEEGGLLGSGAIFQKYKQDGRQVKAMLNQDMTGYVKPGTTEVVGILTDNVDAGLTTFLKKVVAAYSKLPTVDSKCGYGCSDHASATRQGFPSAMAFESTFDNSSPYIHGTTDTIDTVNFAHVLEFSKICLGFAYELGFATTL